Proteins encoded within one genomic window of Parolsenella massiliensis:
- the tyrS gene encoding tyrosine--tRNA ligase, whose product MLSVDEQMKVIASGAAQIVPEAELRKKLERGVPLNIKLGVDPTSPDLHLGHAVPLRKMRQFQDLGHQVTLIIGNGTALIGDPSGKNSTRPQLSQEQIEANAETYVNQAMKILDPEKTNVVHNGDWILSLDLKGMLELCSKFTVARILERDDFTKRYQSQTPIALHEFLYPVMQAFDSVQIKADVEMGGTDQLFNLLAGRELMEKMGMEPQIALTMPLLEGTDGVRKMSKSYGNYVGLTDEPADMYGKLMSIPDTMIGKYYRLASTLSVDEVDKIDAALADGSADPYELKRALAANICDLYHGVGAGEEAAAEFTRVHSKREMPEQIDEVSVEVEVGDDGLVYLPRVLVAAGLSSSASQARRDIDGGGVRIDGEALPAKSYNVDPALVKKGAILQVGKRHFARLA is encoded by the coding sequence GTGCTCTCAGTCGACGAACAGATGAAGGTCATCGCCTCTGGCGCCGCCCAGATCGTGCCCGAGGCCGAGCTTCGCAAGAAGCTCGAGCGTGGCGTGCCGCTCAACATCAAGCTTGGCGTTGACCCCACCAGCCCCGACCTGCACCTCGGCCACGCCGTGCCCCTGCGCAAGATGCGCCAGTTCCAGGACCTTGGCCACCAGGTGACGCTCATCATCGGCAACGGCACCGCCCTCATCGGCGACCCGTCCGGCAAGAACTCGACGCGCCCGCAGCTCTCGCAGGAGCAGATCGAGGCCAACGCCGAGACCTACGTCAACCAGGCCATGAAGATCCTCGACCCCGAGAAGACCAACGTCGTGCACAACGGCGACTGGATTCTGTCGCTCGACCTCAAGGGCATGCTCGAGCTGTGCAGCAAGTTCACGGTGGCCCGCATCCTCGAGCGCGACGACTTCACGAAGCGCTACCAGTCGCAGACCCCCATCGCGCTGCACGAGTTCCTCTACCCCGTCATGCAGGCGTTCGACTCGGTCCAGATCAAGGCCGACGTCGAGATGGGCGGCACCGACCAGCTGTTCAACCTGCTTGCCGGCCGCGAGCTCATGGAGAAGATGGGCATGGAGCCGCAGATTGCGCTCACGATGCCGCTGCTCGAGGGCACGGACGGCGTGCGCAAGATGTCGAAGAGCTATGGCAACTACGTGGGCCTCACCGACGAGCCGGCCGACATGTACGGCAAGCTCATGAGCATCCCCGACACCATGATCGGCAAGTACTACCGCCTGGCGAGCACCCTGTCCGTCGACGAGGTCGACAAGATCGACGCCGCCCTGGCCGACGGCTCGGCCGACCCCTACGAGCTCAAGCGCGCCCTGGCCGCCAACATCTGCGACCTGTACCACGGCGTCGGCGCGGGCGAGGAGGCTGCCGCGGAGTTCACACGCGTGCACTCCAAGCGCGAGATGCCCGAGCAGATCGACGAGGTCTCCGTCGAGGTCGAGGTTGGCGACGACGGCCTTGTCTACCTGCCGCGCGTGCTGGTTGCTGCGGGCCTCTCCAGCTCCGCGAGCCAGGCGCGCCGCGACATCGACGGCGGCGGCGTCCGCATCGACGGCGAGGCTCTTCCGGCAAAGAGCTACAACGTCGATCCCGCGCTCGTGAAGAAGGGCGCCATCCTCCAGGTTGGCAAACGCCACTTCGCCCGTCTCGCGTAA